The genomic window catttttttaagcATATATTTTTATGcctatttttttgcaaaaacaattagcccacagagggccaattagctccagtcagcccacagtgggccgacaggacccaatcagcccacagtgggccgacaggggccagtcggccagctgtaggccggctggaatccaatcggcctgctcTGGGCCGACTAGGCctagtcggcctgcagcgggccgatggtgtattattttttaaaatacccagggtaatatttatgaaaattaataaaaaaatgtattatttaaaaaaaatagcatAAAAATGGACAAAACAAAACCGCGTCTCCCGGCTTCCCCACCGTTCCGCGTGCACTGTCAGTCCCGCCTCGATCCGATCGGCGAAAGGAAAGGGAatgtcatcgtcgtcgtcggcggcggaaCAGCGTCGCCACCATGCCGTAGGCGGCCGCGAGCTAGTGCCGCTCGCGGCTCTCATAAAGGAGGAGTCCCGCACCGAGCGGCACGCCGTCACTCGCAGCAGGATCTGCGCGCGTGAGGATGGAGGAGTAGGAGGGGAAGTTGGGGAGGCGGAGACGCGGCGGCCACTGCTACGGTATGGGTGCGCCGCGCAGTCCAAGAAGGGGGAGGACTTCTTCCTACTCAGGACCGACTGCGCGCGCCCCTCTACTTCCTCGTCCTCTTCCACCACCTCGCATCCCCCCACCTTCGCGGTTTTCGCCGTAAGTCGCGTGCCCTTGTGCTTGCTGAAAGGTTGCTGTGCGGTCTCTAGATGCGGTGGTGGTTGTGCCGCGCGCGTGGTTTCGCTACCGTGTGCACTTGATCCGTAGCTGGGGTTTGAGCCCGGGAGTAGCTAAATAGTTAGGTAGTGAGCTTTGGTTCGCTGTTTGAAGCTACTGCAGGTGCATCGGCTGCTTGTATTTTTCCTTCTCCCATCTGAGGTCGGTGATTTGTAAATTGATGTGCTCAGCTATATATTCTGATTTGTTGTAGTCATTTGCAGCCTTGTTTTTGGTAGGACCTAGGGGTGGCAGTTTATGCTTGAAAATCATATGTAAGCCATAGCCGCATACACGTGTGCGCTATAAAGTAGAATGCTCTGGTTGAGGGTGGACTAGTCTATTCGATAATTGGATGTTCCATTGTCAGCAGGTTCTTGACGGGCATAACGGCGATGCCGCTGCAATATATACAAGGGACAATCTGCTCAACCATGTCCTGAGCGCGATGCCACAGGGTCTTTCACGGGAGGAGTGGTTGCATTCTCTGCCCCGTGCACTTGTCGCGGGATTCGTCAAGACCGACAAGGAATTCCAAACCAAAGGCATGGTTCTGTCACTTGTATTTGGCGTTTTGCTGCAGCACCATAAGTTACGATGAATGTTGATGAAATTTCCTTTTGCCGCCATGTACCAGGCCAAACTTCGGGCACAACTGCCACATTTGCGATAATCGATGGCTGGACTATCACTGTTGCTTCAGTTGGCGATTCTCGCTGTATTTTGGATGCTCAGGGTGGGGCTGTTTCTTTGCTTACAGTTGATCACCGACTAGAAGAAAATGTCGAGGAGTGAGTACCAGCTGCTTACCAAGAATGTGCATTACTATGTTGTTTTATTTGGAGGGTTTTGCTAGTCAGCAAACATTCCCCCCCTGCAAAGAAATATAAACTGGTAAAAATGGAGTAGCATGATGGGTGTTTTCCTTTCTTGTATGTATTCTGTATTGGATGACTATTTTTTGTTGGTGCCTCTTTGATTCCTTGACACTTTATTGTGTCCTGCGGGATTCAAAATGTTTCATGTGAAAGTCCAGCAAATTCTCGTTGAACCTTTGAATGTTCATGACACCTCTTCGATTCTCACGGAGTAGGGATAACATAGAAAAATGTGGAGATACTAT from Triticum aestivum cultivar Chinese Spring chromosome 3B, IWGSC CS RefSeq v2.1, whole genome shotgun sequence includes these protein-coding regions:
- the LOC123069827 gene encoding probable protein phosphatase 2C 3 isoform X6; the protein is MSSSSSAAEQRRHHAVGGRELVPLAALIKEESRTERHAVTRSRICAREDGGVGGEVGEAETRRPLLRYGCAAQSKKGEDFFLLRTDCARPSTSSSSSTTSHPPTFAVFAVLDGHNGDAAAIYTRDNLLNHVLSAMPQGLSREEWLHSLPRALVAGFVKTDKEFQTKGQTSGTTATFAIIDGWTITVASVGDSRCILDAQGGAVSLLTVDHRLEENVEERERVTASGGEVGRLSVVGGAEIGPLRCWPGGLCLSRSIGDIDVGEFIVPVPYVKQVKLSNTGGRLIIASDGIWDALSSDAAAKCCRGLPAELAAKQVVKEALKTRGLKDDTTCVVVDIIPPDQTIRPLSPPKKMNKLKSLIFRKKAKDQPNKLTKQLSSVGMVEEIFEEGSAILSERR
- the LOC123069827 gene encoding probable protein phosphatase 2C 3 isoform X3; the encoded protein is MSSSSSAAEQRRHHAVGGRELVPLAALIKEESRTERHAVTRSRICAREDGGVGGEVGEAETRRPLLRYGCAAQSKKGEDFFLLRTDCARPSTSSSSSTTSHPPTFAVFAVLDGHNGDAAAIYTRDNLLNHVLSAMPQGLSREEWLHSLPRALVAGFVKTDKEFQTKGQTSGTTATFAIIDGWTITVASVGDSRCILDAQGGAVSLLTVDHRLEENVEERERVTASGGEVGRLSVVGGAEIGPLRCWPGGLCLSRSIGDIDVGEFIVPVPYVKQVKLSNTGGRLIIASDGIWDALSSDAAAKCCRGLPAELAAKQVVKEALKTRGLKDDTTCVVVDIIPPDQTIRPLSPPKKMNKLKSLIFRKKAKDQPNKLTKQLSSVGMVEEIFEEGSAILSERNLWLMWMEMDRVGKWRLMAGHWRWPVVGRWQ
- the LOC123069827 gene encoding probable protein phosphatase 2C 3 isoform X5, coding for MSSSSSAAEQRRHHAVGGRELVPLAALIKEESRTERHAVTRSRICAREDGGVGGEVGEAETRRPLLRYGCAAQSKKGEDFFLLRTDCARPSTSSSSSTTSHPPTFAVFAVLDGHNGDAAAIYTRDNLLNHVLSAMPQGLSREEWLHSLPRALVAGFVKTDKEFQTKGQTSGTTATFAIIDGWTITVASVGDSRCILDAQGGAVSLLTVDHRLEENVEERERVTASGGEVGRLSVVGGAEIGPLRCWPGGLCLSRSIGDIDVGEFIVPVPYVKQVKLSNTGGRLIIASDGIWDALSSDAAAKCCRGLPAELAAKQVVKEALKTRGLKDDTTCVVVDIIPPDQTIRPLSPPKKMNKLKSLIFRKKAKDQPNKLTKQLSSVGMVEEIFEEGSAILSERANFSSFEPENVMNMKAVVT
- the LOC123069827 gene encoding probable protein phosphatase 2C 3 isoform X4, coding for MSSSSSAAEQRRHHAVGGRELVPLAALIKEESRTERHAVTRSRICAREDGGVGGEVGEAETRRPLLRYGCAAQSKKGEDFFLLRTDCARPSTSSSSSTTSHPPTFAVFAVLDGHNGDAAAIYTRDNLLNHVLSAMPQGLSREEWLHSLPRALVAGFVKTDKEFQTKGQTSGTTATFAIIDGWTITVASVGDSRCILDAQGGAVSLLTVDHRLEENVEERERVTASGGEVGRLSVVGGAEIGPLRCWPGGLCLSRSIGDIDVGEFIVPVPYVKQVKLSNTGGRLIIASDGIWDALSSDAAAKCCRGLPAELAAKQVVKEALKTRGLKDDTTCVVVDIIPPDQTIRPLSPPKKMNKLKSLIFRKKAKDQPNKLTKQLSSVGMVEEIFEEGSAILSERIVLAVEGEPQPTYRASTCPTT